The Chloroherpetonaceae bacterium genome has a segment encoding these proteins:
- the mdh gene encoding malate dehydrogenase, with amino-acid sequence MKITVIGAGNVGATAAQRIIEKELAREVVLVDVVEGIPQGKGLDMYQSAPIELFDTKVIGTNGYEETAGSDIILITAGIARKPGMSRDDLQATNAGIVKDVTEKAVAKSPNAIIIVVSNPLDVMTYVAYIRSGFPSHRVFGMAGVLDTARFRAFIAMECNVSVQDVNAFVLGGHGDSMVPIIKYTTIAGIPIREYLTMHYKDEKKAEERLKALSDRTRNGGAEIVNFLKTGSAYYAPSAAAVEMIEAIVKDRKRILPCSVWLTGQYGLKDVYVGVPVKLGRNGVEEIIEINLDESDRQALHKSAEEVKANIAKLKFD; translated from the coding sequence ATGAAAATCACCGTTATTGGCGCCGGAAATGTGGGCGCAACCGCCGCACAGCGCATTATTGAAAAAGAGCTGGCGCGGGAAGTCGTACTGGTAGATGTCGTCGAAGGTATTCCGCAAGGCAAAGGCTTAGATATGTACCAGTCTGCACCAATTGAGCTGTTCGATACCAAAGTGATTGGCACAAACGGTTATGAGGAAACTGCAGGGTCAGATATCATTCTCATCACTGCAGGTATTGCACGCAAGCCCGGTATGAGCCGTGATGACCTTCAAGCCACCAATGCAGGTATTGTGAAGGATGTAACCGAAAAAGCCGTTGCAAAGTCGCCAAATGCCATTATCATCGTGGTCTCCAACCCACTTGATGTGATGACTTATGTGGCTTACATTCGCAGCGGATTTCCATCGCATCGTGTCTTTGGAATGGCAGGTGTCTTAGATACGGCACGGTTTAGAGCCTTCATTGCAATGGAGTGTAATGTGTCGGTGCAAGATGTCAATGCCTTTGTTCTGGGAGGGCACGGCGACTCAATGGTGCCGATTATCAAATACACGACCATTGCTGGCATTCCAATTCGTGAGTATCTCACAATGCACTACAAAGACGAAAAGAAAGCTGAAGAGCGTCTGAAAGCCTTATCCGATAGAACCCGCAACGGCGGCGCAGAGATTGTCAATTTTCTCAAAACTGGTTCAGCGTATTATGCGCCCTCCGCAGCGGCAGTGGAAATGATTGAAGCGATTGTAAAAGACCGTAAGCGCATCTTACCATGTTCGGTATGGCTAACAGGACAATATGGCTTGAAAGATGTTTATGTCGGTGTGCCAGTAAAGCTCGGCAGAAATGGCGTGGAAGAAATCATCGAAATCAACTTAGATGAAAGTGACCGTCAAGCGCTACATAAGTCGGCAGAAGAGGTGAAAGCAAACATAGCGAAATTGAAGTTTGATTGA
- a CDS encoding SDR family oxidoreductase — MNLFSLKGKVAVVTGALGLLGKQHCYALAEAGANVVVTDLDDAAAKAFAEELSAAYQAAIGVGADITQPDSVKALRDATLAAFGTVDVLVNNAAINDMFENPTAAAELSKFENYPLALFQKSLDVNVTGMFLCSQILGTEMAQRGKGSIINIASTYGIVAPDQSLYRRPDGTQSFWKSVAYPVTKGAVLSFTRFLAAYWGHRNVRVNALSPGGVENAQEEFFIRQYAARTPLGRMAKPTDYKGAIVFLASDASAYMTGANLVVDGGWTIW, encoded by the coding sequence ATGAATCTTTTTTCACTCAAAGGAAAAGTTGCCGTTGTAACGGGGGCACTGGGACTACTTGGCAAGCAGCATTGTTATGCGCTGGCAGAAGCAGGCGCTAATGTGGTTGTGACCGACTTAGATGACGCTGCAGCTAAAGCCTTTGCCGAAGAATTATCCGCTGCCTATCAAGCTGCAATTGGCGTCGGTGCCGACATCACCCAGCCTGATTCGGTCAAAGCCTTGCGCGATGCTACGCTTGCAGCTTTCGGCACAGTTGATGTGCTGGTCAACAATGCTGCAATCAACGATATGTTTGAAAACCCTACTGCGGCGGCTGAGCTATCGAAGTTCGAAAACTATCCGCTTGCACTTTTTCAAAAGTCGCTCGATGTGAATGTAACCGGTATGTTTCTCTGCTCCCAGATTCTCGGCACAGAAATGGCGCAGCGTGGTAAGGGGAGCATTATCAACATCGCCTCGACATATGGTATTGTCGCGCCTGACCAGTCGCTTTATCGTCGACCTGACGGCACACAGTCGTTCTGGAAATCTGTTGCCTACCCTGTTACCAAAGGTGCGGTGCTTTCCTTTACACGATTTTTAGCGGCTTATTGGGGTCATCGAAATGTGCGCGTCAATGCGCTCTCGCCCGGCGGCGTAGAAAATGCACAAGAAGAATTTTTTATTCGTCAATACGCCGCCAGAACACCACTGGGTAGAATGGCAAAGCCAACTGACTACAAAGGCGCTATTGTTTTTCTGGCAAGCGATGCCTCTGCCTATATGACTGGCGCAAATTTAGTCGTTGACGGCGGCTGGACGATTTGGTGA
- a CDS encoding tryptophan 2,3-dioxygenase produces MTKPYPPAYYADYLRLEQLLSAQQPRSAEFGKPAHDEMLFIIVHQAFELWFKQILHELESVCEMFESDFVDEKNLGVAVARLLRITEIQKVMIDQFRILETMTPLDFLEFRDFLSPASGFQSVQFRLIENRLGLLQEQRVDFGQVTYSHRLSPVHQRLVQEWEAKPSLFELVERWLERTPFLSFGDFDFWQSYRRAVSEMLQRDRHTILSNPTLSPAERARELETLQKTEASFLAILDESEYERLREQGLRRLSHRAAQAALLIMLYREQPILHQPFRLLNTLIEIDELFTTWRYQHAIMVQRMIGTKIGTGGSSGHQYLKKTIEAHRIFTDFFNLSTFLIPRSALPELPKEVERELGFYYGHH; encoded by the coding sequence ATGACTAAGCCATATCCACCAGCTTACTATGCCGACTACCTTCGCTTAGAGCAACTACTTTCGGCGCAGCAGCCACGAAGCGCAGAGTTTGGTAAGCCTGCCCACGATGAAATGCTCTTCATCATCGTGCACCAAGCCTTTGAATTGTGGTTCAAACAAATTCTGCACGAGTTAGAGTCAGTTTGCGAAATGTTTGAGAGCGACTTCGTTGATGAAAAGAATCTCGGCGTTGCAGTGGCACGGCTTCTGCGCATCACAGAGATTCAGAAAGTGATGATTGACCAGTTCCGCATTTTAGAGACCATGACGCCGCTGGACTTTTTGGAATTTCGGGATTTTCTTTCTCCGGCTTCTGGCTTCCAGAGCGTGCAGTTTCGGCTCATTGAAAATCGGCTGGGACTTCTGCAAGAGCAGCGCGTCGATTTTGGGCAGGTCACATATAGCCATCGACTTTCGCCAGTGCATCAGCGGCTGGTGCAAGAGTGGGAAGCTAAGCCCTCGCTCTTTGAGCTGGTCGAGCGCTGGCTGGAACGCACCCCGTTTCTTTCGTTTGGGGATTTTGACTTTTGGCAAAGCTACAGGCGCGCCGTCTCTGAAATGCTGCAGCGCGACCGCCACACTATTCTTTCCAATCCAACGCTCTCACCTGCGGAAAGAGCACGCGAGTTAGAGACTTTGCAGAAAACTGAAGCCAGCTTCTTAGCCATCCTTGACGAGTCAGAGTATGAGCGACTGCGTGAGCAGGGTCTCAGACGGCTGTCGCATCGCGCAGCGCAAGCTGCCTTGCTAATTATGCTTTACCGTGAGCAACCGATTTTACACCAACCTTTCCGCTTGCTTAATACGCTCATTGAAATTGATGAACTCTTTACCACATGGCGCTACCAGCATGCGATAATGGTGCAGCGAATGATTGGCACAAAAATCGGCACAGGCGGCTCATCGGGACATCAATATCTCAAAAAGACCATCGAGGCACACCGCATCTTTACGGATTTTTTCAATCTGTCGACATTTCTCATTCCGCGCTCTGCGCTGCCAGAACTGCCTAAGGAAGTAGAGCGGGAGCTGGGATTTTACTACGGCCATCACTAA
- the mtaB gene encoding tRNA (N(6)-L-threonylcarbamoyladenosine(37)-C(2))-methylthiotransferase MtaB: protein MKSNEFSVVKRIATYTLGCKLNFSETAALAEHFLKQGYELVPFGEKADVTIINTCTVTENADVKCRNIVRRALRASPESFVAVIGCYAQLAPEELASIEGVDVVLGAKEKFDLPRYIREQKNAEAQIFVSNIDTVENFGFGHSIAIGGVQERTRAYLKVQDGCNYNCSYCTIPLARGKSRSESIETILQQAELLLAAGYQEIVLTGVNIGDYGNKPDGSKGTANFLDLLKALEELPIPRLRISSIEPNLLTSEMIDFIAQSKRIVPHFHLPLQSGSAEILRRMRRRYTKELYAERVWEVVKKIPDVCIGADVIVGFPSETDEHFEETYRFIESLPIAYLHVFTFSKRPNTAAAEALDRGELSEVPSTVKQARNRKLQELSYFKKQAFASRYIGRTMPVLFEDGFSDNEELCDTVSNEALYCFGHTANYLRVRVTVPSKAWAMQHLVGKIVPVQLAAIDDALDVVGVVETTPC from the coding sequence TTGAAATCTAACGAATTCTCAGTAGTGAAACGCATTGCAACCTATACACTGGGCTGTAAGCTGAATTTTTCGGAGACGGCTGCTTTGGCGGAGCATTTTTTGAAACAGGGTTATGAGCTGGTGCCTTTTGGCGAGAAAGCAGACGTAACGATTATCAACACTTGCACGGTTACAGAGAACGCCGATGTCAAGTGCCGCAACATTGTGCGCCGTGCGTTGCGTGCGTCCCCTGAGAGCTTTGTTGCTGTCATCGGCTGCTATGCACAGCTTGCACCTGAAGAGCTTGCCTCAATTGAAGGCGTCGATGTGGTCTTAGGTGCAAAAGAGAAGTTTGATTTGCCGCGCTACATTCGCGAGCAGAAAAACGCCGAAGCCCAGATTTTCGTGAGCAACATTGATACTGTCGAGAACTTTGGCTTTGGTCATTCTATTGCGATTGGTGGCGTGCAAGAGCGCACTCGCGCCTACCTCAAAGTGCAAGATGGCTGCAACTACAATTGCTCTTACTGCACCATTCCGCTGGCGCGTGGCAAAAGCCGCTCTGAATCCATTGAGACGATTCTCCAGCAGGCGGAACTATTGCTTGCGGCAGGCTACCAAGAAATTGTGCTCACCGGCGTCAACATCGGCGACTATGGGAACAAGCCTGATGGCTCAAAGGGCACTGCGAATTTCCTCGACCTGCTCAAAGCCTTAGAGGAACTGCCGATTCCACGCCTTCGCATTAGCTCCATTGAGCCAAATCTGCTTACGAGCGAGATGATTGATTTCATTGCACAGTCAAAGCGGATTGTGCCGCATTTTCACTTGCCGCTTCAATCAGGTTCTGCCGAGATTCTTCGCCGAATGCGCCGGCGCTACACAAAGGAGCTGTATGCAGAACGCGTTTGGGAAGTTGTTAAGAAAATCCCTGATGTGTGCATCGGTGCCGATGTCATCGTGGGTTTTCCGAGTGAAACCGACGAGCACTTTGAGGAAACTTACCGCTTCATTGAATCGCTGCCGATTGCGTATTTGCACGTCTTTACCTTCTCAAAGCGTCCTAATACCGCTGCCGCTGAAGCCCTTGACCGTGGGGAGCTTTCGGAAGTGCCAAGCACAGTCAAGCAAGCACGAAACCGTAAACTTCAAGAACTTTCTTACTTCAAGAAGCAAGCCTTCGCCTCACGATACATTGGTAGAACGATGCCCGTGCTTTTCGAAGATGGATTTTCGGACAACGAGGAGCTATGTGACACAGTCTCTAATGAAGCCCTTTATTGCTTTGGGCATACAGCAAATTATCTGCGTGTGCGAGTAACTGTTCCCAGCAAAGCATGGGCAATGCAGCACTTGGTTGGCAAAATTGTGCCAGTGCAGCTTGCTGCAATTGACGATGCATTAGATGTAGTGGGCGTCGTAGAAACAACTCCTTGTTAA
- a CDS encoding DUF4921 family protein yields the protein MWLSYFQLNRPSMIGAKKPFTEEAAAAVPLMRYDVYYHQMPDGTVKQINPFNGTEVWSVPGRGRKPLDHESPETVEPLAPKEKEDYCSFCETRYFETPPEKFRLVKQGNHYQKLHQLPASQYFNTKAEFRRVPNLFEILSLDYWRLNYNFRMTKAQLEWREKYLSEPEGMQHVLSVIDYKLSKLGRTAEEIKATSIDEKLALADAFFGGSHELIIAGRHYKRGATKSNELFSSGEMTPDEHEAYFIATVDALRDIYANNRYVRYVSVFQNWLKPAGASFNHLHKQLVGLDSWSIAIENQVQMVRSNPNVFNEYGPNLAIHYNLVFAENDYAIAYSAIGHRFPTIAIYSKAANARPQDHTAEELRGMSDLVHACHVAMGSGISCNEEWYYTPIDSVYNMPWKILIKWRINIPAGFEGNTNIYINPISPVELRDKMVPRMYEVRDKGLIAKGIAIAEECPCRPNSLKYYIR from the coding sequence ATGTGGTTGTCTTACTTTCAACTAAATCGTCCGTCTATGATTGGCGCAAAGAAGCCTTTCACAGAAGAAGCTGCCGCCGCCGTGCCTCTGATGCGATATGATGTGTATTATCACCAGATGCCGGACGGCACTGTCAAGCAAATCAATCCCTTCAATGGGACGGAAGTTTGGTCCGTGCCCGGGCGTGGTCGTAAACCGTTAGACCATGAATCCCCCGAAACGGTCGAACCACTTGCGCCCAAAGAGAAAGAGGACTACTGTTCCTTTTGCGAGACACGATACTTTGAAACCCCACCTGAAAAATTCCGCTTAGTAAAGCAAGGCAATCACTACCAGAAACTGCACCAACTGCCTGCTTCACAGTACTTCAATACGAAGGCTGAATTTCGGCGCGTGCCCAACCTCTTTGAGATTCTCTCGCTGGATTACTGGCGACTTAACTACAATTTCAGAATGACCAAGGCTCAGCTCGAGTGGCGAGAAAAGTATCTTAGCGAGCCAGAAGGCATGCAGCATGTGCTTAGCGTGATTGACTACAAGCTCTCTAAACTGGGCAGAACCGCTGAGGAAATCAAAGCCACCTCGATTGATGAAAAACTCGCACTTGCCGATGCATTCTTTGGTGGCAGCCATGAACTTATCATAGCAGGTCGGCACTACAAGCGCGGGGCTACCAAAAGCAATGAACTTTTCAGCTCAGGCGAAATGACGCCCGATGAACACGAAGCCTATTTCATCGCTACGGTTGATGCTTTGCGCGACATTTACGCCAACAACCGCTACGTGCGCTATGTGAGCGTTTTTCAAAATTGGCTAAAACCTGCGGGTGCGTCCTTTAATCATCTGCATAAGCAACTGGTTGGCTTAGATAGCTGGTCTATCGCAATTGAGAACCAAGTGCAGATGGTGCGCTCAAACCCGAATGTCTTCAACGAATACGGCCCTAACCTTGCGATTCATTACAACTTGGTCTTTGCCGAAAACGACTACGCAATTGCCTATTCAGCCATTGGGCACCGTTTTCCAACGATTGCGATATATTCCAAAGCTGCCAATGCACGCCCGCAAGACCACACCGCTGAGGAACTGCGCGGAATGAGCGACCTTGTGCACGCCTGCCATGTTGCAATGGGCAGCGGCATTTCCTGCAACGAAGAGTGGTATTACACGCCGATTGACTCGGTCTACAATATGCCTTGGAAAATCCTGATTAAGTGGCGTATCAATATCCCAGCAGGCTTTGAAGGCAATACCAACATTTATATCAACCCGATTAGCCCCGTTGAGCTGCGAGACAAAATGGTGCCCAGAATGTATGAGGTGCGCGACAAAGGCTTGATTGCCAAAGGTATTGCTATTGCAGAGGAGTGTCCTTGTCGTCCCAACTCACTGAAATATTACATCCGGTAG
- the purK gene encoding 5-(carboxyamino)imidazole ribonucleotide synthase gives MKTQTIGILGGGQLARMTSYAAFRFGFRVAIFERQPESPAGQLTSLNVVGEWHDATKQAEFARLCHLVTLENEFIEAEHLRQLESFGTPVLPSPDTIARIQDKLTQKETLENAGLPVAPFRSIGSKAEAEKFGEEFGYPFLLKARQGGYDGYGNRTVRTASEIEKALSDLGFPNRRVMAEAFVAFQAELATMVARSQRGEVVVYPVVETVQENHICKIVKAPAPFEHKVLTDASELAREAILAIKGIGIFGVEMFLTSSGKVLINELAPRPHNSGHYTIEACITSQFENHLRAVLGYPLGSPDMMVKAAVMVNLLGTRNAPVELSTLPSALCHARAKVHIYGKKDSRIGRKMGHITVVGESLENCLQEAQAAAAAISL, from the coding sequence GTGAAAACGCAGACTATTGGCATTTTGGGCGGCGGACAATTGGCACGAATGACCAGTTACGCCGCCTTTCGATTTGGCTTTCGGGTTGCTATCTTTGAGCGCCAACCTGAATCGCCAGCAGGGCAGCTCACTTCGCTGAATGTGGTGGGCGAGTGGCATGATGCGACCAAGCAAGCTGAGTTTGCACGCCTCTGCCACCTCGTTACGCTGGAAAATGAATTTATTGAGGCAGAGCACCTACGTCAGCTGGAATCATTTGGAACGCCAGTTCTGCCATCGCCCGACACAATTGCACGCATTCAAGATAAACTCACGCAGAAAGAAACCTTAGAGAACGCAGGCTTGCCCGTAGCACCTTTTCGCAGCATTGGCTCAAAAGCAGAGGCAGAAAAATTCGGTGAGGAATTTGGCTATCCCTTTTTGCTTAAAGCACGTCAGGGTGGCTACGATGGCTACGGTAATCGCACAGTACGCACGGCAAGTGAAATTGAAAAGGCACTAAGCGACTTGGGATTCCCAAACCGGCGCGTGATGGCAGAGGCCTTTGTAGCCTTTCAAGCTGAACTGGCAACAATGGTAGCGCGCAGCCAGAGAGGAGAAGTAGTGGTCTACCCTGTTGTGGAAACCGTGCAAGAAAACCACATCTGCAAAATCGTGAAAGCCCCCGCACCGTTTGAGCACAAGGTTCTAACTGACGCCAGTGAACTGGCGCGCGAAGCAATTTTAGCCATCAAGGGCATAGGCATATTCGGAGTGGAGATGTTTCTTACATCGTCTGGGAAAGTGCTTATCAATGAGCTGGCTCCAAGACCACACAATTCTGGGCACTATACCATTGAAGCCTGCATCACCTCGCAGTTTGAAAATCACTTGCGGGCAGTGCTGGGCTATCCATTAGGTAGCCCCGATATGATGGTCAAAGCTGCAGTAATGGTAAATCTGCTGGGCACGCGTAACGCACCTGTGGAACTCAGCACACTCCCCAGCGCACTGTGTCACGCACGTGCGAAGGTGCACATCTACGGAAAAAAAGATTCACGCATCGGACGCAAGATGGGGCACATTACCGTTGTAGGCGAGTCGCTGGAGAACTGCCTCCAAGAAGCACAGGCAGCAGCCGCCGCAATTTCACTATGA
- a CDS encoding acyl-CoA dehydrogenase family protein, translating into MDFSYTENQKMVADIVRNFLAREYPYNRMMEDDEHQKFPLDVVLKAGELGLLGMIFPHEVGGAGFGYLEYVVAIEELAKYDASLALTIAAHTSLGTNHIYQFGSEAQKKKYIPDLASGKKLAAWGLTEPNSGSDAAGMLTTAVRDGDYWVLNGTKNFITNSHSAEVAVVMAITDKEKGNHGISAFIIEKGTPGFSAGKKENKLGMRASETGQLVMDNCRIPYENLIGELNDGFKQAMKILDGGRISIAALSVGIAQGALEAAIKYAKERKQFGRPIGDFQAIQFKLADMATEVQAARLLTMKAASLKDEGKVTTLESSQAKLFASEVATRVTSDAVQIFGGYGFIKEYPVEKYYRDVKLCTIGEGTSEIQRIVIARNLSKN; encoded by the coding sequence GCTCGATGTGGTGCTCAAAGCAGGCGAGTTAGGATTGCTGGGTATGATTTTCCCACACGAAGTAGGCGGTGCAGGGTTTGGTTACTTGGAATATGTGGTGGCAATTGAGGAGCTGGCAAAATATGATGCCAGCTTAGCCTTGACGATAGCGGCTCACACTTCGCTGGGAACCAATCACATTTACCAGTTTGGCTCAGAGGCGCAAAAGAAAAAGTATATCCCTGACCTTGCCAGCGGCAAAAAACTGGCTGCATGGGGACTTACTGAACCCAACTCTGGCAGCGATGCCGCAGGAATGCTCACCACAGCCGTGCGCGATGGCGACTACTGGGTGTTAAATGGCACAAAAAACTTTATCACCAATTCGCATTCTGCCGAAGTGGCGGTCGTGATGGCTATCACCGATAAAGAAAAGGGCAACCATGGCATTTCAGCGTTTATCATTGAGAAAGGCACGCCAGGGTTCAGCGCAGGCAAAAAAGAAAACAAACTCGGCATGCGCGCCTCGGAGACAGGGCAGCTCGTAATGGATAACTGCCGCATTCCTTACGAGAATCTTATCGGTGAGCTAAACGACGGTTTCAAACAAGCAATGAAGATTCTGGATGGTGGGCGCATCTCAATTGCAGCCTTGTCGGTCGGCATTGCGCAAGGGGCGTTAGAAGCGGCTATCAAGTACGCCAAAGAGCGCAAGCAATTCGGCAGACCTATTGGCGACTTTCAGGCCATTCAATTCAAGCTGGCGGATATGGCGACTGAAGTGCAAGCTGCACGGCTCCTAACGATGAAAGCCGCCTCACTCAAAGATGAAGGCAAGGTGACCACGCTCGAATCATCACAGGCGAAACTCTTTGCGTCGGAAGTGGCTACACGTGTGACCAGCGACGCGGTGCAAATCTTTGGTGGATATGGTTTCATCAAGGAGTATCCTGTCGAAAAATACTACCGTGATGTAAAGCTCTGCACGATTGGTGAAGGTACCTCAGAAATTCAACGCATTGTGATTGCGCGAAACTTGTCCAAAAACTGA